Proteins from a single region of Longimicrobiaceae bacterium:
- a CDS encoding VOC family protein: MDHVSVVVDDLAAAIAFFTALGMTIEGQAPIEGPWVDRINGLEGVQVDIVMMRTPDGHGRLELTKFRNPKLVEIEPAIAPPNALGLRSVMFTVESVDDTVARLRAHGAELVGEVAQYEDKYRLCYMRGPGSIIVSLAEELF; this comes from the coding sequence TTGGACCACGTCAGCGTCGTCGTCGACGACCTTGCAGCCGCTATCGCTTTCTTCACCGCGCTCGGCATGACGATCGAGGGCCAGGCGCCGATCGAGGGCCCGTGGGTGGACCGCATCAACGGGCTCGAAGGTGTCCAGGTCGACATCGTCATGATGCGGACCCCAGACGGGCACGGGCGGCTTGAGCTGACGAAGTTTCGCAATCCCAAACTGGTCGAGATCGAACCGGCGATCGCACCGCCGAACGCGCTGGGCCTCCGGAGCGTCATGTTTACAGTCGAAAGCGTGGACGACACTGTCGCTCGCCTTCGCGCCCACGGCGCCGAGCTCGTCGGCGAGGTGGCCCAGTACGAGGACAAGTACAGACTCTGCTACATGCGAGGCCCTGGGAGCATCATCGTCTCGCTGGCCGAGGAACTCTTCTGA
- a CDS encoding YaiI/YqxD family protein produces MKLWIDADAAPRDVKEIVFRAAKRLEMETVLVANQRMPVPPGNPFVTSVRVDGGPDVADLHIATHAQPGDVAVTADIPLAASLVEKRVTVIDPRGEEYDAENVGERLAVRDFMDGLRGAGVETGGARPYGPKDKQAFAGALDRILTRALRAR; encoded by the coding sequence TTGAAGCTCTGGATCGATGCGGACGCCGCGCCGCGCGACGTGAAGGAGATCGTCTTCCGCGCCGCCAAGCGGCTGGAGATGGAGACGGTGCTGGTGGCGAACCAGCGGATGCCGGTGCCGCCCGGCAACCCGTTCGTCACCTCGGTGCGCGTGGACGGCGGGCCCGACGTGGCCGACCTGCACATCGCCACGCACGCGCAGCCCGGCGACGTGGCCGTCACGGCAGACATCCCGCTCGCCGCGAGCCTCGTGGAGAAGCGCGTGACCGTGATCGACCCGCGCGGCGAGGAGTACGACGCCGAGAACGTGGGCGAGCGCCTGGCCGTGCGCGACTTCATGGACGGCCTGCGCGGGGCGGGCGTGGAGACCGGCGGCGCGCGCCCGTACGGGCCCAAGGACAAGCAGGCGTTCGCGGGCGCCCTGGACCGCATCCTCACCCGCGCCCTCCGCGCCCGCTGA
- a CDS encoding DUF4384 domain-containing protein, with product MSKMAFAGLALLLAGATGASATVHAARAPGPLPDTSAFDAASLTPQSASAELSARARTAGRGMTVRVWTEDERDLFNSGDRTRILLRTTADAYVAVMHIDTNGNLEMLFPSSPYEDGYLLGRRLYSLPNSGVSRAWTVRGSSGVGYLFAVASSEPLDFRSIRGLFGYRQAGWQDDRVVYGDPFYAMDRIARALVPDWGYVDHDEDSFSYQVGGHYSYPRYACYDGYGSWYLARNSVYESCDRVRTLLREQPYYYDTRAFRGDRRTYYERGRTYQPRYGYKESTRPPAQGYTGRRSDNPTVNRPPRRSDNANGSGGGVAEPTRQRPTLERRPRDGDPGTRQAPPAREAPRETPRAAAPPRDVPRAAAPPPRPAPDKGESSPRARPPA from the coding sequence ATGAGCAAGATGGCTTTCGCGGGGCTCGCCCTGCTGCTCGCGGGTGCAACGGGCGCTTCGGCGACCGTGCACGCCGCGCGCGCACCCGGCCCCCTGCCCGATACTTCGGCTTTCGACGCCGCATCCCTGACGCCGCAATCCGCTTCGGCCGAGCTTTCGGCTCGCGCCCGCACCGCCGGCCGCGGCATGACCGTGCGCGTGTGGACGGAGGACGAGCGCGACCTGTTCAACAGCGGCGACCGCACCCGCATCCTCCTCCGGACGACGGCGGACGCGTACGTGGCGGTGATGCACATCGACACCAACGGCAACCTGGAGATGCTGTTCCCGTCCTCGCCTTACGAGGACGGCTACCTGCTGGGGCGCCGCCTGTACTCGCTGCCCAACAGCGGTGTGTCGCGCGCCTGGACGGTGCGCGGCAGCAGCGGCGTGGGCTACCTGTTCGCGGTCGCGAGCAGCGAGCCGCTGGACTTCCGGTCCATCCGCGGGCTGTTCGGCTACCGGCAGGCGGGGTGGCAGGACGACCGGGTGGTGTACGGCGACCCGTTCTACGCCATGGACCGAATCGCTCGCGCGCTGGTGCCGGACTGGGGCTACGTGGACCACGACGAGGACTCGTTCAGCTACCAGGTGGGCGGCCACTACTCGTATCCGCGGTACGCCTGCTACGACGGCTACGGCTCGTGGTACCTGGCCCGCAACAGTGTGTACGAGAGCTGCGACCGCGTGCGCACTTTGCTCCGCGAGCAGCCTTACTATTATGATACCCGCGCCTTCCGCGGCGACCGGCGCACGTACTACGAGCGGGGCCGCACGTACCAGCCGCGCTACGGCTACAAGGAGAGCACGCGGCCGCCCGCGCAGGGCTACACCGGCCGCCGCAGCGACAACCCCACGGTGAACCGGCCCCCGCGCCGCAGCGACAACGCGAACGGCAGCGGCGGCGGCGTGGCCGAGCCCACCCGGCAGCGCCCCACGCTGGAGCGCCGCCCGCGCGACGGCGACCCGGGCACGCGCCAGGCCCCGCCCGCCCGCGAAGCGCCGCGCGAGACCCCGCGGGCCGCGGCGCCCCCGCGCGACGTGCCCCGCGCCGCGGCGCCCCCGCCACGCCCCGCGCCCGACAAGGGCGAGAGCAGTCCCCGAGCACGGCCGCCGGCATGA
- a CDS encoding DoxX family membrane protein: MRAERWRDGRWISRGVLAAVFAGAGAMHFVLPDAYARIVPPYLPHPVLLVYVSGFLEMAGGVGLLLPPVRRAAAVGLVLLLLAVWPANLQMVLAARAAHAPAWAVALLWARMPLQLLLMAWVWWSARAAPRPTA, encoded by the coding sequence GTGCGGGCAGAACGATGGCGGGACGGGCGGTGGATCTCGCGCGGCGTGCTGGCGGCGGTGTTCGCGGGCGCGGGGGCGATGCACTTCGTCCTTCCGGACGCCTACGCGCGCATCGTCCCGCCGTACCTGCCGCACCCCGTGCTGCTGGTGTACGTGAGCGGCTTTTTGGAGATGGCGGGCGGCGTGGGGCTGCTGCTGCCGCCCGTGCGGAGGGCGGCGGCGGTCGGACTCGTCCTGCTGCTGCTCGCCGTCTGGCCCGCGAACCTGCAGATGGTGCTCGCCGCGCGCGCCGCCCACGCGCCCGCATGGGCCGTCGCGCTGCTGTGGGCGCGCATGCCGCTGCAGCTCCTGCTGATGGCGTGGGTGTGGTGGTCCGCCCGCGCCGCCCCTCGGCCGACGGCGTAG
- a CDS encoding carboxymuconolactone decarboxylase family protein: protein MSQRSAYQTLAADGMKALAGVSGYLLRSGLPKPLLDLVFLRASQINGCAFCIDMHTHDALKDGATAEKLMLLPAWREAGAYFSDRERAALAWTEAVTLISQTHAPDDVYQAAAAEFGEKEMADLTIAIGLINAYNRIAISFRQPPASLSRSA from the coding sequence ATGTCTCAGCGATCTGCCTATCAGACCCTTGCGGCCGACGGCATGAAGGCGCTGGCCGGCGTGTCCGGCTACCTCCTCCGGTCCGGCCTTCCCAAGCCCCTGCTGGACCTGGTGTTCCTGCGCGCGTCGCAGATCAACGGCTGCGCGTTCTGCATCGACATGCACACGCACGACGCGCTGAAGGATGGCGCCACGGCCGAGAAGCTGATGCTCCTGCCCGCCTGGCGGGAAGCCGGCGCGTACTTCTCCGACCGCGAGCGCGCGGCACTGGCCTGGACCGAGGCCGTCACGCTGATCTCCCAGACCCACGCGCCGGACGACGTCTACCAGGCCGCGGCGGCGGAGTTCGGCGAGAAGGAGATGGCGGACCTCACCATCGCCATCGGGCTGATCAACGCCTACAACCGCATCGCCATCTCGTTCCGGCAGCCCCCCGCGTCGCTGTCCCGTTCCGCCTGA
- a CDS encoding M20/M25/M40 family metallo-hydrolase: MTRPRSVSLSTAALALAACAAPFSLAAQASRASASARPASGEAALRAAAATITPADLYARIEFLASDFMRGRNTPSPELNIAASYLVNQYKLLGLRPMGEGGTYYQWYPYPRRALDTASVHFGTVDGAGQNVMLGYGTDFYAAPAPARAGVDMNHARLVYVGQLDARGLPQGDYAGTIPMVAIPGGPSRDWRTANTRARRRAQEAGATAVAVILDPAFPDSSFRRFAATSREASRAVPNDREIAVFYLTHAAAEGIARRAGVDLNAQPATVSAPVPLPNLQGHFAAWARELDQARAPNVVAVLPGSDPALRNEYVVVSAHMDHVGVGRPVNGDSIYNGADDDASGTAGILEVAQAMASLPVAPRRSVIFLHVSGEEKGLLGSEWFSDHPTVPLGQIVGDINVDMIGRNSPDSVVVIGKTYSTMGATVNAIRAAHPELNLVAADDIWPQQRFFFRSDHYNFARKEVPAIFFFSGVHADYHQPGDEVEKIDTGKAARIARLVFFLASDVANAPQRPRWDPKGLEEVRNMVR, translated from the coding sequence ATGACGCGACCCCGGTCCGTGTCCCTCTCCACAGCCGCGCTGGCGCTCGCCGCCTGCGCGGCTCCGTTTTCCCTCGCGGCGCAGGCATCCCGCGCGTCCGCCTCCGCGCGCCCCGCGAGCGGCGAGGCCGCCCTGCGCGCCGCGGCGGCCACCATCACCCCGGCGGACCTGTACGCCCGCATCGAGTTCCTGGCGTCGGACTTCATGCGCGGGCGCAACACGCCCAGCCCGGAGCTGAACATCGCCGCCAGCTACCTGGTCAACCAGTACAAGCTGCTCGGTCTGCGCCCAATGGGCGAGGGCGGCACGTACTACCAGTGGTATCCGTATCCCCGCCGCGCGCTGGACACGGCGTCGGTGCACTTCGGCACGGTGGACGGGGCGGGGCAGAACGTGATGCTGGGGTACGGGACGGACTTCTACGCGGCTCCCGCTCCGGCGCGCGCGGGCGTGGACATGAACCACGCGCGCCTCGTGTACGTGGGCCAGCTGGATGCACGCGGGCTGCCGCAGGGCGACTACGCGGGGACGATCCCGATGGTCGCGATCCCCGGCGGCCCCTCGCGCGACTGGCGGACGGCGAACACCCGCGCCCGCCGCCGCGCGCAGGAGGCCGGTGCCACGGCCGTCGCCGTCATCCTCGATCCCGCGTTCCCGGACAGCAGCTTCCGCCGTTTCGCCGCCACGAGCCGCGAGGCTTCGCGCGCGGTGCCGAACGACCGCGAGATCGCCGTCTTCTACCTGACGCACGCCGCGGCCGAAGGCATCGCCCGGCGCGCGGGGGTGGACCTGAACGCGCAGCCCGCCACGGTCTCCGCCCCGGTGCCGCTGCCCAACCTGCAGGGCCACTTCGCCGCGTGGGCGCGGGAGCTGGACCAGGCCCGCGCGCCCAACGTGGTCGCCGTCCTCCCGGGGAGCGATCCCGCGCTGCGGAACGAGTACGTGGTCGTCTCCGCGCACATGGACCACGTGGGCGTGGGCCGGCCGGTGAACGGCGACTCCATCTACAACGGCGCGGATGACGACGCGTCCGGCACGGCGGGCATCCTCGAAGTCGCGCAGGCGATGGCTTCGCTGCCGGTGGCGCCCAGGCGCTCCGTGATCTTCCTGCACGTGAGCGGCGAGGAGAAGGGGCTGCTGGGCTCGGAATGGTTCTCGGACCACCCCACGGTGCCGCTTGGCCAGATCGTGGGCGACATCAACGTGGACATGATCGGGCGCAACAGCCCGGACAGCGTGGTGGTGATCGGGAAGACGTACTCCACGATGGGCGCCACGGTGAACGCCATCCGCGCCGCGCATCCGGAGCTGAACCTGGTCGCGGCAGACGACATCTGGCCGCAGCAGCGCTTCTTCTTCCGGTCGGACCACTACAACTTCGCGCGCAAGGAAGTGCCCGCCATCTTCTTCTTCAGCGGCGTGCATGCGGACTACCACCAGCCCGGCGACGAGGTGGAGAAGATCGATACGGGCAAGGCGGCGCGCATCGCCCGGCTGGTCTTCTTCCTCGCCAGCGACGTCGCCAACGCCCCCCAGCGCCCCCGCTGGGACCCCAAGGGCCTGGAAGAAGTCCGCAACATGGTCCGGTAG
- a CDS encoding carboxypeptidase regulatory-like domain-containing protein, translating into MASPGAAKAQQPTTLTVHVVAEKDSTPLESVRVVLPGTSFGGRSDRAGNVRIRGIPPGSHLVQVVRLGYQTERFLATMPAGSTLEMDVALVPGVAVLDSVRVVAKRHATVLETNGFFTRQRQGLGDFLTRDQIERMGPTVHTTELLRNTRGMHLIPRHDGLGYILVSGRTSGGSCPPALYVDGMQQDAEVVDDVLPETIEGIESYPAAEAPTQYAGDAACGVVLIWTRLTK; encoded by the coding sequence ATGGCGTCGCCCGGCGCGGCCAAGGCGCAGCAGCCCACGACGCTCACGGTGCACGTGGTCGCGGAGAAGGACAGCACGCCGCTGGAGTCGGTGCGCGTGGTGCTGCCGGGCACGAGCTTCGGGGGGCGCTCGGACCGCGCCGGGAACGTGCGCATCCGCGGCATCCCGCCGGGCTCGCACCTGGTGCAGGTGGTGCGGCTGGGCTACCAGACCGAGCGGTTCCTGGCCACGATGCCCGCCGGCAGCACGCTGGAGATGGACGTGGCGCTGGTGCCCGGGGTCGCCGTTCTCGACTCCGTGCGGGTGGTGGCGAAGCGCCACGCGACGGTGCTGGAGACGAACGGCTTCTTCACGCGGCAGCGGCAGGGGCTGGGCGACTTCCTGACGCGCGACCAGATCGAGCGGATGGGCCCCACGGTGCACACCACCGAGCTGCTGCGCAACACGCGCGGCATGCACCTGATCCCCCGGCACGACGGCCTGGGCTACATCCTGGTCTCCGGCCGAACCTCCGGCGGGTCGTGCCCGCCCGCGCTGTACGTGGACGGGATGCAGCAGGACGCCGAGGTCGTGGACGACGTGCTGCCGGAGACCATCGAGGGCATCGAGTCGTACCCCGCCGCCGAGGCGCCCACGCAATACGCGGGAGATGCGGCCTGCGGGGTCGTGCTCATCTGGACCCGGCTGACCAAGTAG
- the hrpB gene encoding ATP-dependent helicase HrpB: MSGLPIDEVLPELRGVLRDRTAAVLQAPPGAGKTTRVPLALLEERWLRGGKIVMLEPRRLAARAAAARMASLLGERVGDTVGHRMRMDTRVGPRTRIEVVTEGVLARMLQGDPALEGVGLVIFDEFHERSLHADLGLALCLQSQAVLRDDLRLLVMSATLDGESVAALLGDAPLVTSAGRMHPVETRHVDRKTDRIAPAVAVGVLDALQAEDGDVLVFLPGAGEIRQVESALAEAHLGRDVIVHPLYGNLPQDAQDRAIRPAAPGTRKVVLATSIAETSLTIEGVRVVVDSGWSRVPRFSPRTGMTRLETTRVSRASADQRRGRAGRLGPGVCYRLWPEHLHLLPHSAPEILEADLAPLALELAAWGVADPGELAWLDPPPAAAFAQARDLFRELGALADDGAITAHGREMAGLALHPRLAHMLLRARALGHGALACDLAALLGERDILRGDGGPPDADVRLRVDALRECGGGRGAGRYAGAAVDREACRRAAADARQWRERLGVRGDSPADAEACGLLLAFAYPDRIAQRRPGGGGRYLLRNGRGAALTGAQTLGGAPYLVAADVDGQGRESRIYLAAPLPEADLEEHFGGEVVRETAVEWDADARAVRAWRRDRLGAIVLAESPVRDPDPDAVAAAIGDGIAREGLSVLPWTDAALRLRERLAFLHAHDVSWPDVSDDALLATLPEWLGPRLSGVRRGDELARIDVADALLGRLDWQQRSALDQLAPTHLTVPSGSRIPIDYADAEAPVLAVRLQEMFGLAETPRIFRGTVPLMLHLLSPAHRPVQVTRDLGGFWRGSYFEVRKDLRGRYPKHHWPDDPLQAVPTARAKPRTP, encoded by the coding sequence ATGAGCGGCCTCCCGATCGACGAGGTGCTGCCGGAGCTGCGCGGCGTGCTGCGGGACCGGACGGCGGCGGTGCTCCAGGCGCCGCCGGGCGCGGGCAAGACCACGCGCGTTCCGCTGGCACTGCTGGAGGAGCGTTGGCTGCGCGGCGGGAAGATCGTGATGCTGGAGCCGCGGCGGCTCGCGGCGCGCGCGGCGGCGGCGCGCATGGCCTCGCTGCTGGGCGAGCGCGTGGGCGACACCGTGGGCCACCGCATGCGAATGGACACGCGCGTGGGCCCGCGCACCAGGATCGAAGTTGTGACCGAAGGCGTTCTCGCCCGCATGCTCCAGGGCGATCCGGCGCTGGAGGGCGTGGGCCTCGTGATCTTCGACGAGTTCCACGAGCGCAGCCTGCACGCGGACCTGGGCCTCGCGCTCTGCCTCCAGTCGCAGGCGGTGCTGCGCGACGACCTGCGCCTGCTGGTGATGTCCGCGACGCTGGACGGCGAATCCGTCGCCGCGCTGCTGGGCGATGCGCCCCTGGTGACCAGCGCCGGCCGCATGCACCCGGTGGAAACGCGGCACGTGGACCGGAAGACGGACCGCATAGCGCCCGCAGTCGCCGTGGGGGTGCTGGACGCGTTGCAGGCGGAGGACGGCGACGTGCTCGTCTTCCTTCCCGGCGCGGGCGAGATCCGGCAGGTGGAATCGGCGCTCGCCGAGGCGCATCTCGGCCGCGACGTCATCGTCCACCCGCTGTACGGCAACCTGCCGCAGGATGCGCAGGACCGCGCCATCCGCCCCGCCGCGCCGGGCACGCGCAAGGTGGTGCTCGCCACGTCGATCGCCGAGACGAGCCTCACCATCGAAGGCGTGCGCGTGGTGGTGGATTCCGGCTGGTCGCGTGTGCCACGCTTCTCGCCGCGCACGGGGATGACGCGGCTGGAGACGACGCGCGTCTCGCGTGCCTCGGCAGACCAGCGCCGGGGGCGGGCGGGGCGGCTGGGGCCGGGCGTGTGCTATCGCCTGTGGCCGGAGCACCTTCACCTGCTGCCGCACTCCGCGCCGGAGATCCTGGAGGCGGACCTGGCGCCGCTCGCCCTGGAGCTCGCGGCGTGGGGCGTCGCCGACCCCGGCGAGCTGGCCTGGCTGGACCCGCCGCCCGCTGCGGCCTTCGCGCAGGCGCGCGACCTCTTCCGCGAGCTGGGCGCGCTGGCGGACGACGGCGCGATCACGGCGCACGGGCGGGAGATGGCCGGCCTGGCGCTCCACCCGCGGCTCGCGCACATGCTGCTGCGGGCGCGGGCGCTCGGGCACGGCGCGCTGGCGTGCGACCTTGCCGCGCTGCTCGGCGAGCGCGACATCCTGCGCGGCGACGGCGGGCCGCCCGACGCGGACGTACGGCTTCGGGTGGATGCGCTGCGCGAATGCGGCGGGGGACGAGGTGCGGGGCGATACGCCGGCGCCGCCGTGGACCGCGAGGCCTGCCGCCGCGCCGCCGCGGATGCGCGGCAGTGGCGCGAGCGCCTGGGCGTCCGCGGAGATTCCCCGGCGGATGCGGAGGCGTGCGGGCTGCTGCTGGCCTTCGCGTACCCCGACCGGATCGCGCAGCGGCGGCCGGGCGGCGGCGGGCGCTACCTTCTGCGCAACGGTCGCGGCGCCGCGCTCACGGGCGCGCAGACGCTGGGCGGCGCGCCGTACCTCGTGGCGGCGGACGTGGACGGGCAGGGACGCGAGAGCCGCATCTACCTCGCCGCGCCGTTGCCCGAGGCGGACCTCGAGGAGCACTTCGGGGGCGAGGTGGTGCGGGAGACGGCCGTGGAGTGGGATGCGGATGCGCGGGCGGTGCGGGCGTGGCGGCGCGACCGGCTCGGCGCCATCGTCCTGGCGGAGAGCCCCGTGCGCGACCCGGACCCCGACGCCGTCGCCGCGGCCATCGGGGACGGCATCGCGCGGGAGGGGCTGAGCGTGCTGCCGTGGACGGACGCCGCGCTGCGCCTGCGCGAGCGCCTGGCTTTCCTGCACGCGCACGACGTCTCGTGGCCGGACGTGTCGGACGATGCGCTCCTCGCAACGCTTCCGGAGTGGCTTGGGCCGCGCCTGTCCGGCGTCCGCCGGGGTGACGAGCTGGCACGCATCGACGTGGCGGATGCGCTGCTGGGGCGGCTGGACTGGCAGCAGCGGTCCGCGCTGGACCAGCTCGCGCCCACCCATCTCACCGTGCCCAGCGGCTCCCGCATCCCCATCGACTATGCGGACGCGGAGGCGCCGGTGCTGGCGGTGCGGCTCCAGGAGATGTTCGGGCTGGCGGAGACGCCGCGCATCTTCCGGGGCACGGTTCCCCTCATGCTGCACCTGCTGTCGCCCGCGCACCGGCCGGTGCAGGTCACGCGCGACCTGGGCGGCTTCTGGCGCGGCAGCTACTTCGAGGTGCGCAAGGACCTGCGCGGCCGCTACCCCAAGCACCACTGGCCGGACGACCCGCTCCAGGCCGTCCCCACCGCCCGCGCCAAGCCCCGCACCCCGTGA